From the genome of Homalodisca vitripennis isolate AUS2020 chromosome 8, UT_GWSS_2.1, whole genome shotgun sequence, one region includes:
- the LOC124367124 gene encoding dynein regulatory complex subunit 2-like encodes MNSRNKSQHKACTSSATAKQDELRNQMQSEIEKVEEQGSLQIEEVWHSIQQVLKDYVTDTAPNRPHYNALRAKDKANTEQLLRHCDTVNKYSDLIVDLKQQLALMHCTHTVKLKELREEQSEFLAQFDRMRHSINHNQARDESKLTTLAVVSSEVIKELTKLAQRGESILQMASTCQKFLSEKEKLKNYSAVMRNEDKTEDDETPLKEMDNFWQQYNEVVLECRELSAEKDALSTENKQLRKILRHYLNTLVRPTTVPRAMA; translated from the exons ATGAACTCACGCAACAAGTCACAGCACAAGGCCTGCACATCAAGTGCTACAGCAAAGCAAGATGAATTACGCAACCAG ATGCAAAGTGAGATAGAGAAGGTGGAAGAGCAGGGAAGTCTACAGATAGAAGAGGTGTGGCACAGTATACAGCAGGTATTGAAGGACTATGTGACTGACACTGCGCCCAACCGACCTCACTACAACGCTTTGCGTGCCAAGGATAAGGCCAACACTGAGCAACTGCTTCGCCACTGTGATACTGTCAACAAGTATTCG GACTTAATAGTGGATCTGAAGCAACAGTTGGCTCTGATGCATTGCACCCATACAGTAAAACTGAAGGAGTTGAGGGAGGAGCAGAGCGAGTTCTTAGCGCAGTTCGACAGGATGAGACACAGTATCAACCACAACCAGGCGAGAGATGAATCCAAACTGACTACGCTAGCTGTAGTCAGCAGTGAAGTCATCAAG GAATTGACAAAACTTGCCCAGAGAGGAGAATCAATACTGCAAATGGCATCAACTTGTCAAAAATTTCTTTCTGAAAAAGAAAAGCTCAAAAACTACAGTGCAGTTATGAGAAATGAAGATAAGACTGAG GATGATGAAACACCACTGAAAGAAATGGACAACTTCTGGCAACAGTATAATGAGGTTGTGCTGGAGTGTAGGGAGTTGTCTGCAGAAAAAGATGCTTTGTCTACGGAGAACAAACAGTTGCGGAAAATTCTACGTCACTACCTCAACACTCTTGTTCGGCCAACCACAGTACCCAGAGCCATGGCTTGA
- the LOC124367125 gene encoding dynein regulatory complex subunit 2-like, producing the protein MGPKKKGKGSKLARMSEEERIRYMQHRAAIEEEARRRKEQLIATYMKNKLKHEEAFMRLNSAKINQQWRHILRKVKCKELTDNMKILWTTFEAAVISKNKIIQTLLGDLEDSELQYSMMLENHVSDRQPPYRLAPGPVGSLSQAIHL; encoded by the exons ATGGGTCCGAAGAAGAAAGGAAAAGGAAGCAAGCTGGCGCGGATGTCGGAGGAAGAACGGATAAGATACATGCAGCATAGGGCCGCCATAGAGGAAGAGGCGCGGCGAAGGAAGGAACAGCTGATTGCCACTTATATGAAG AACAAACTGAAACATGAAGAGGCATTTATGAGGTTGAACTCGgcaaaaataaatcaacaatGGCGTCATATATTGCGAAAGGTGAAATGTAAGGAGCTAACAGACAATATGAAG ATCCTGTGGACCACATTCGAGGCGGCTGTCATCAGCAAGAATAAGATCATCCAGACACTCCTGGGGGACCTGGAGGATTCTGAGCTCCAGTACTCTATGATGCTGGAGAATCACGTTTCAGATCGTCAACCGCCTTATCG GCTTGCACCAGGACCGGTTGGAAGCCTGTCACAAGCGATACACCTCTGA